One segment of Castanea sativa cultivar Marrone di Chiusa Pesio chromosome 3, ASM4071231v1 DNA contains the following:
- the LOC142628346 gene encoding cytochrome b-c1 complex subunit Rieske-4, mitochondrial-like, protein MLRVAGRRLSSLSWRPSQTTPAFFSRSHNHFFLNDTHESSDQSSRSIISSHRFTDLIRGFSTEALAPGHDVGMISDIPATVAAVKNPTSKIVYDEFNHERYPPGDPSKRAFAYFVLTGGRFVYASLIRLLVLKFVLSMSASKDVLALASLEVDLSSIEPGSTVTVKWRGKPVFIRRRTEDDIKLANSVDIGSLRDPQEDAVRVKDPEWLIVIGVCTHLGCIPLPNAGDFGGWFCPCHGSHYDISGRIRKGPAPYNLEVPTYSFLPENKLLIG, encoded by the exons ATGTTAAGAGTTGCAGGGAGAAGGCTCTCATCTCTATCATGGAGGCCGTCGCAGACAACCCCAGCTTTCTTCTCTCGTTCCCATAACCACTTCTTCTTAAATGACACCCACGAATCCTCTGATCAATCTTCCAGATCCATCATATCTTCCCATCGTTTTACAGATCTCATCAGAG GATTTTCTACTGAAGCCCTCGCCCCAGGGCATGATGTGGGCATGATCTCTGATATCCCAGCCACGGTGGCAGCTGTGAAGAACCCTACTTCAAAAATTGTATATGATGAGTTCAACCATGAACGCTATCCACCTGGAGACCCCAGCAAGCGTGCATTTGCCTATTTCGTGCTGACAGGTGGCAGGTTCGTGTATGCCTCTTTGATCCGTTTACTTGTCCTTAAGTTTGTTTTGAGCATGTCTGCCAGCAAAGATGTCCTTGCCCTTGCTTCCCTTGAGGTTGACCTATCTAGCATTGAGCCTGGAAGCACTGTTACGGTGAAGTGGCGTGGGAAGCCAGTTTTCATTAGGCGTCGAACTGAAGATGACATCAAGTTGGCTAATAGTGTAGACATTGGTTCTCTTCGAGACCCACAAGAGGATGCAGTGAGGGTTAAGGATCCAGAATGGCTTATTGTTATTGGGGTTTGTACTCATTTAGGTTGCATTCCCCTGCCAAATGCTGGGGACTTTGGTGGTTGGTTTTGCCCATGCCATGGTTCACACTATGATATTTCTGGACGGATTCGCAAGGGGCCAGCACCATACAATTTGGAGGTACCCACTTATAGCTTCTTGCCTGAAAACAAGTTACTCATTGGTTGA